The following proteins come from a genomic window of Salvia hispanica cultivar TCC Black 2014 chromosome 4, UniMelb_Shisp_WGS_1.0, whole genome shotgun sequence:
- the LOC125218630 gene encoding 1-aminocyclopropane-1-carboxylate oxidase 5-like, with amino-acid sequence MAIPVIDFSKTEGEERSKTLAEIAHCCEEWGFFQLVNHGISEELLERVKKVASECYKLEREAGFGESEPVKKLKELMEKESCDERIDDVDWEDVFLLTDDNAHQWPSKTAGFRETMKEYRSELKKLAVRVMETMDENLGLPRGYMKKAFNGGKEEEEDAAFFGTKVSHYPPCPKPEKVAGLRAHTDAGGVILLFQDDEVESLQILKDGVWLDVQPLKNAIVINTGDQVEVLSNGRYKSVWHRILATPHGNRRSIASFYNPSAEATIHPAPQLLAEKAEAEYPRFVFGDYMSVYAEQKFLPKEPRFHAVKAV; translated from the exons ATGGCGATTCCGGTGATCGATTTTTCGAAGACGGAGGGAGAGGAGAGGAGCAAGACACTTGCTGAGATTGCTCATTGTTGTGAAGAGTGGGGTTTCTTTCag TTGGTGAATCATGGGATATCTGAGGAGCTGTTGGAGAGGGTGAAGAAGGTGGCGTCGGAATGCTACAAGCTGGAGAGAGAGGCTGGTTTCGGGGAGTCGGAGCCGGTGAAGAAGCTGAAGGAGTTGATGGAGAAGGAGAGTTGTGATGAGAGGATTGATGATGTTGATTGGGAAGATGTGTTTTTGCTCACTGATGATAATGCTCATCAATGGCCTTCCAAAACTGCTGGCTTCAG GGAGACCATGAAGGAATACAGAAGTGAGCTGAAGAAACTGGCTGTGAGAGTGATGGAAACAATGGATGAAAACTTAGGCCTCCCAAGAGGGTACATGAAAAAAGCATTCAACGGcggaaaagaagaagaagaagatgcagCCTTCTTCGGGACTAAAGTGAGCCACTACCCACCGTGCCCAAAGCCAGAGAAGGTGGCCGGGCTGAGGGCCCACACGGACGCAGGAGGGGTGATACTTCTATTCCAAGATGATGAGGTGGAGTCCCTCCAAATCTTGAAAGATGGAGTGTGGTTGGACGTGCAGCCCCTCAAAAATGCCATCGTCATCAACACCGGCGATCAGGTGGAGGTGCTGAGCAATGGGAGGTACAAGAGCGTCTGGCACCGCATTCTCGCCACACCACACGGCAACAGAAGGTCCATTGCCTCCTTCTACAACCCCTCTGCCGAGGCCACCATCCACCCAGCCCCTCAGCTGCTCGCTGAGAAGGCCGAGGCCGAGTATCCTAGGTTCGTGTTTGGAGACTACATGTCTGTTTATGCTGAGCAGAAGTTTCTCCCTAAAGAACCCAGGTTCCATGCTGTCAAAGCAGTTTAA
- the LOC125218629 gene encoding NAD kinase 2, chloroplastic, with the protein MAASSSYFSYNHRNCLCQFLMNRAVGTLSFCRQLSSCGRASGLGLTKWKKQRWMEPERRRSVLLVSAHFSSSLSVDIGLDSQSNYAYDSSHLPWAGPLPGDIAEVEAYCRIFRAAERFHNALMDALCNPVTGECSVSYDVPSEDKPLLEEKIVSVLGCMVCLLNKGREDVLVGRSSIMNSFRDLDKSAMDDKLPPLANFRYEMKSYCESLHVALENYLMPGDDRSLNVWRKLQRLKNVSYDSGFPRGDNQPCQTLIANWSPVTTKEEAQADDTAVAFWKGGQVTEESLKWLMEKGFRTIIDLREETVKDNFYESVLYEAILSGKIELIKIPVEVGNAPSVEQVEQFAAIVSDSSKKPIYVHSKEGKKRTSSLISRWRRYINQIKSTNRRVVTSDNGAEDIQEIEGSDISMKLKGGIPSHTVNGSVPQKSDKSHASAVPFNDFETPSAQTQSQSTMGLNYSLTTDNPAGISVSGLESTGNLYKDVKPMESQIPPLDIFSRKEMSNFLRNKKISPGTYFSHEQRRLEMQSALQYKYNGTPLKKESYSSSTLNQVETMNESAGSIILTSGPQSTTISNGSYQKPSILSRTITFPDKGNSGAKGKENGSVMTSNDLSKNPMPVMVTVQNGSDVESYLSSDDENLDMIEQNMCASATGVVRVQSRKKAEMFLVRTDGFSCSREKVTESSLAFSHPSTQQQMLLWKSAPKTVLLLKKLGLELIEEAKEVASFLYHQEKMNVLVEPEVHDVFARIPGFGFVQTFYSQDTSDLHERVDLVACLGGDGVILHASNLFRGAVPPVVSFNLGSLGFLTSHTFDDYKADLRQVIHGNNTTDGVYITLRMRLRCEIFRNGRAVPGKIFDVLNEIVVDRGSNPYLSKIECYEHDRLITKVQGDGVIVATPTGSTAYSTAAGGSMVHPNVPCMLFTPICPHSLSFRPVILPDSARLELKIPEDARSNAWVSFDGKRRQQLSRGYSVRISMSQHPLPTVNKCDQTGDWFRSLIRCLNWNERLDQKAL; encoded by the exons ATGGCGGCATCGAGCTCTTATTTTTCGTATAATCATCGTAACTGCCTCTGCCAATTCCTCATGAATCGGGCAGTTGGAACGCTCTCCTTTTGCCGTCAGCTCAGCAGCTGTGGCAGAGCTTCCGGCCTCGGCCTGACCAAGTGGAAGAAGCAGCGATGGATGGAGCCGGAACGACGCCGTTCGGTGCTGCTTGTCAGTGCTCACTTCTCCAGCTCTTTGTCAGTTGACATTGGCTTGGATTCTCAG AGTAACTATGCCTATGATTCATCACATTTGCCGTGGGCTGGACCTCTCCCGGGGGATATTGCGGAAGTCGAGGCTTACTGTAGGATCTTTAGAGCCGCGGAACGGTTTCACAATGCTTTGATGGATGCATTGTGCAATCCAGTGACTGGAGAATGTAGTGTTTCATACGACGTGCCATCGGAGGATAAGCCGTTACTGGAAGAGAAGATAGTGTCGGTTCTTGGTTGCATGGTTTGTCTACTAAATAAGGGAAGGGAAGACGTCCTTGTGGGACGATCATCCATCATGAATTCATTTCGGGACTTGGACAAAAGTGCGATGGATGATAAGCTCCCACCCCTTGCAAATTTTCGCTATGAGATGAAAAGTTATTGCGAAAGTTTGCATGTTGCCTTAGAGAATTACTTGATGCCTGGTGATGATAGAAGCTTGAATGTTTGGAGAAAATTGCAGAGATTGAAAAATGTCAGCTATGATTCTGGATTTCCACGAGGAGATAATCAACCTTGCCAGACATTGATAGCAAATTGGAGTCCTGTTACCACCAAAGAGGAAGCACAGGCAGATGACACGGCTGTTGCGTTTTGGAAGGGTGGTCAGGTCACAGAAGAGAGTTTAAAGTGGCTTATGGAGAAAGGATTCAGAACCATTATAGACCTCAGAGAAGAAACAGTGAAGGACAATTTTTATGAGTCTGTACTGTATGAAGCTATTTTGTCTGGGAAGATTGAACTGATCAAAATTCCAGTCGAAGTAGGGAATGCACCTTCGGTAGAGCAGGTTGAGCAGTTTGCTGCTATAGTGTCGGATTCAAGCAAAAAGCCGATATATGTACACAGTAAGGAAGGAAAGAAGAGGACCTCTTCTCTGATTTCTAGGTGGAGGCGGTACATCAACCAAATTAAGTCTACAAACAGGAGAGTCGTTACCAGTGATAATGGAGCGGAAGATATTCAAGAAATTGAGGGTTCTGATATCTCAATGAAACTTAAAGGAGGTATACCTTCTCATACTGTTAATGGATCTGTCCCACAGAAATCAGATAAGTCTCATGCTTCTGCAGTTCCATTCAATGATTTTGAAACACCATCCGCACAAACACAATCGCAAAGCACCATGGGACTGAATTATTCTTTAACAACTGATAATCCTGCTGGGATCTCTGTTAGTGGTTTAGAATCAACTGGAAACTTATATAAAGATGTGAAACCAATGGAGTCTCAAATACCTCCTCTTGATATCTTCTCTAGAAAAGAAATGTCCAACTTTTTGCGAAATAAAAAGATTTCACCAGGAACGTACTTCAGTCATGAACAGCGAAGATTGGAGATGCAGTCTGCTTTACAGTACAAGTACAATGGGACTCCCTTGAAGAAAGAATCTTACTCTAGTTCAACCCTCAATCAAGTAGAGACTATGAACGAATCAGCTGGGAGCATAATATTAACATCAGGTCCTCAAAGTACAACCATCAGTAACGGATCGTATCAAAAGCCCAGCATTCTTTCAAGAACTATAACTTTCCCTGATAAAGGCAATAGTGGTGCAAAGGGCAAGGAAAATGGTTCAGTAATGACAAGCAATGACCTCAGTAAGAATCCCATGCCTGTGATGGTTACTGTCCAGAATGGAAGTGATGTTGAAAGCTACCTTTCTTCAGATGATGAAAACCTGGATATGATTGAACAAAATATGTGTGCTTCAGCAACGGGTGTTGTACGAGTGCAGTCAAGAAAGAAAGCAGAGATGTTCTTAGTTAGAACAGATGGATTTTCTTGCAGTAGAGAAAAGGTAACTGAGTCTTCCTTGGCTTTCTCTCATCCTAGCACTCAGCAACAGATGCTTTTGTGGAAGTCTGCCCCAAAGACTGTATTGTTATTAAAGAAGCTGGGCCTAGAACTCATTGAAGAAGCTAAAGAG GTTGCTTCTTTCTTATATCACCAAGAGAAGATGAATGTTCTTGTCGAACCTGAGGTTCATGATGTATTTGCTAGGATTCCCGGATTTGGGTTTGTCCAGACATTCTACAGTCAAGATACAAG TGATCTCCATGAGAGGGTTGATCTTGTTGCTTGTTTGGGAGGAGACGGGGTCATACTACATGCATCAAATTTGTTCAGAGGGGCTGTTCCGCCTGTTGTCTCGTTTAATCTTGGATCCTTAGGATTTCTGACTTCTCACACT TTTGATGATTATAAGGCTGATCTAAGGCAAGTGATTCATGGGAACAACACTACTGATGGAGTCTACATAACTCTTAGAATGCGTCTCCGCTGTGAAATATTTCGAAATGGTAGAGCTGTGCCTGGCAAGATATTTGATGTCCTCAATGAAATTGTAGTTGATCGTGGGTCTAATCCATATCTTTCAAAAATCGAGTGTTATGAACATGATCGCCTCATAACCAAG GTGCAAGGTGATGGAGTCATAGTTGCAACTCCTACTGGAAGTACAGCTTATTCCACAGCTGCTGGAGGTTCTATG GTTCATCCGAATGTTCCATGCATGCTCTTTACTCCAATTTGTCCACATTCTCTCTCATTCAGACCAGTCATACTTCCAGATTCTGCTCGACTGGAATTGAAG ATTCCTGAAGATGCACGAAGCAATGCTTGGGTATCGTTTGATGGGAAGAGAAGGCAACAGCTCTCTAGAGGTTATTCTGTCCGGATATCCATGAGCCAACACCCACTCCCAACTGTGAATAAGTGTGACCAAACAGGTGATTGGTTCCGGAGCTTGATCCGTTGCTTGAACTGGAATGAAAGATTAGACCAGAAAGCCCTTTGA
- the LOC125218535 gene encoding 18S rRNA (guanine-N(7))-methyltransferase RID2, which produces MASRPELQAPPEIFYNDDEARKYTSSSRIIDIQAKLSERALELLALPDDDVPRLLLDIGCGSGLSGETLTEHGHHWIGLDISGSMLNVALEREAEGDLILGDMGQGLGVRPGVIDGAISISAVQWLCNADRSSHEPRLRLKAFFGSLYRCLARGARAVLQVYPENLAQRELILGSAMRAGFSGGVVVDFPHSTKTRKEFLVLTCGPASLSSATPQAKGEDGESCSDDEDISGDEENQSVLVSDRHRPRKKHKLNKKVKGKEWVMEKKEKMRRKGNTVPADSKYTARKRKTRF; this is translated from the exons ATGGCGTCACGACCGGAGCTGCAAGCACCGCCGGAGATATTCTATAACGACGATGAAGCCCGTAAATACACCTCATCATCTCGTATCATTGATATTCAG GCGAAACTCTCTGAGAGAGCACTGGAGCTTCTTGCTCTGCCTGATGATGACGTTCCAAGACTGCTGCTTGATATTG GTTGTGGATCAGGACTGAGTGGGGAGACACTGACTGAGCACGGGCACCACTGGATTGGTCTAGATATATCTGGGTCAATGCTAA ATGTTGCATTGGAGCGCGAAGCTGAGGGTGACCTTATACTTGGCGACATGGGCCAG GGCTTAGGGGTTCGCCCTGGAGTTATTGATGGCGCAATAAGTATCTCAGCTGTGCAG TGGTTATGCAATGCTGACAGATCTTCTCATGAACCACGTCTGAGATTGAA GGCATTCTTTGGGTCATTATACCGATGCTTGGCACGTGGAGCTAGGGCAGTCTTACAAGTATACCCTGAAAATTTGGCACAACGTGAGCTGATCCTGGGATCTGCTATGCGAGCTGGGTTCTCTGGGGGTGTAGTTGTCGATTTCCCACATAG CACCAAGACAAGAAAAGAATTCCTTGTGCTCACTTGCGGACCAGCATCGCTGAGTAGTGCCACTCCACAGGCAAAAGGTGAAGATGGTGAGAGTTGTTCTGATGATGAAGATATTAGTGGAGATGAAGAAAATCAGTCG GTGTTAGTATCAGACAGGCACAGGCCAAGGAAGAAGCATAAACTAAACAAGAAGGTAAAGGGAAAAGAGTGGGTTATggaaaagaaggaaaaaatgcGCAGAAAGGGAAATACTGTTCCAGCTGATTCAAAGTACACTGCACGTAAAAGAAAAACTCGGTTTTGA
- the LOC125220169 gene encoding pentatricopeptide repeat-containing protein At3g02650, mitochondrial translates to MWRPLARGALRYRRTAPPRQLLLPVNLQVPNQIPSLIVESASRFSFFPTAYHFHQNPRLFSSSSAESRDDLPSEPLISRANEATGGFDFSGLNESGGFENEDSIFDGAADTPDSNQGFGDLFGGSVAADEVIESGEGVGLLKENDAEKVQNLLSLLQGSGIVHGSIEPYLEAMDLALDNDLVTRVLQTPCTQGENVIGFFRWVLKKRGFVLTSQVLSELVRLICTQNKRREVYALWDLINEVGEKEKGVVSSECLNEIIAELSKLGKGKAALEVFNKFEDFGCASNADTYYFTIEALCKRSFYSWAWSVCEKMLAADKLPDAARMGKIISYLCKGGMAKDAHLVYLYAKDKKMNLPRSSINAVVSSLCQVEKTNKETYGEINKELDRETVSLALEMLDEFSAEDRKHAIKPFSSVIRKLCWIEDVDRAKKLLLEMIESGPPPGNAVFNFVINRLTKSEKMEEALSIVKTMESRGLRPDVYTYCVIMGGLARAGKMDEAIKIFDEAKEKHSKLTPVAYHTLIRGFCKLEQFDKAVNLLGEMRQHGVQPKHDEYNKLIKSLCFKALDWETAEKLHEDMNSNGIALNGRTKALIAAVRDLQEAGSA, encoded by the coding sequence ATGTGGAGGCCATTAGCAAGAGGAGCTTTGCGATACCGGCGTACGGCGCCGCCGCGGCAGCTGCTTCTTCCCGTCAATCTTCAGGTACCCAACCAAATACCATCACTAATTGTTGAATCCGCATCTCGATTTTCGTTTTTCCCGACCGCGTATCACTTCCACCAAAACCCTAGACTTTTCTCGTCGAGTTCAGCTGAGAGTCGTGACGATCTTCCCTCCGAGCCACTGATATCGCGGGCTAATGAAGCCACTGGTGGTTTCGATTTCAGTGGGTTGAATGAATCTGGCGGATTTGAGAATGAAGATTCTATATTTGACGGTGCTGCAGATACACCCGATTCAAATCAGGGCTTTGGAGACTTATTTGGCGGTTCTGTTGCTGCCGACGAAGTTATAGAATCTGGAGAGGGTGTTGGATTGTTGAAGGAGAATGACGCAGAGAAGGTGCAGAACTTGTTGTCTTTGCTGCAGGGTTCCGGCATTGTTCATGGCTCAATCGAACCTTATTTGGAAGCTATGGATTTGGCTTTGGACAACGATCTTGTGACGAGGGTACTTCAGACACCCTGCACACAAGGGGAAAATGTGATCGGTTTCTTCAGATGGGTTTTGAAGAAACGGGGGTTTGTCTTAACTTCGCAGGTGCTGAGTGAGCTTGTGCGTTTGATATGCACACAGAACAAGAGGAGAGAAGTGTATGCATTATGGGATTTGATAAACGAGGTAGgggagaaggagaaggggGTGGTGAGTTCTGAGTGtttgaatgaaataatagCTGAGTTGTCCAAGTTGGGGAAAGGGAAGGCAGCACTTGAGGTGTTCAATAAGTTTGAGGACTTTGGATGTGCGTCTAATGCTGATACGTATTATTTCACTATTGAGGCTCTTTGTAAGAGATCGTTTTACAGTTGGGCTTGGTCTGTTTGTGAGAAGATGTTAGCTGCGGATAAGCTGCCTGATGCTGCTAGGATGGGAAAGATCATTTCCTACCTGTGCAAGGGAGGTATGGCAAAAGATGCACATTTGGTGTATCTGTATGCAAAGGATAAAAAGATGAATCTTCCACGGTCATCTATCAATGCTGTGGTTAGCTCTCTTTGTCAAGTTGAAAAAACTAATAAGGAGACTTATGGAGAAATCAACAAGGAGCTTGATAGAGAGACTGTGTCCCTGGCCTTGGAGATGTTGGATGAGTTTTCAGCAGAGGATCGAAAGCATGCAATTAAGCCCTTTTCAAGTGTCATCAGGAAGTTGTGTTGGATTGAGGATGTTGACAGAGCAAAGAAGCTTCTACTTGAAATGATTGAATCCGGTCCTCCTCCTGGAAATGCTGTGTTCAATTTTGTGATCAACAGGCTTACTAAAAGTGAGAAAATGGAGGAGGCTCTGAGCATTGTGAAGACGATGGAAAGCAGAGGCTTGAGACCCGATGTATACACCTACTGTGTGATCATGGGTGGCCTTGCAAGGGCCGGAAAGATGGATGAAGCCATCAAGATCTTCGATGAAGCCAAGGAGAAGCACTCCAAACTGACCCCGGTTGCATACCACACGCTCATTCGCGGATTCTGCAAGCTCGAGCAATTTGACAAGGCTGTGAATCTGTTAGGCGAAATGAGGCAGCATGGAGTGCAGCCTAAACACGATGAGTACAATAAACTGATAAAGTCTCTTTGCTTCAAGGCACTAGACTGGGAAACTGCTGAAAAGTTGCATGAGGACATGAATTCGAATGGCATAGCTCTCAACGGTAGAACAAAGGCGCTTATTGCTGCTGTCAGGGATTTGCAGGAAGCTGGTTCTGCATAA
- the LOC125185396 gene encoding MADS-box protein defh21-like isoform X2, producing the protein MGRGKIEMKKIENNTRRQVTFSKRRSGLLKKTHELSVLCDAQIGLIVFSTKGKLTEFCTPSDISMKQIIERYANAKGISIPEHGNGAGAAGYDNQVLKELSLMRSETHNLELSLIHKYKPDDLSGLRYEELADLEHQIELSLTKVRARKFQLIQEQVENLKRTEVLMEKENQEMYNWLMSNQLQKQANMENEQHRQAITELKLIEEQPLMNQFPFFGDDLHLGTLPFHTNTYHLQPTHPNLQR; encoded by the exons ATGGGGAGAGGGAAAATAGAGATGAAGAAGATCGAGAACAACACGAGGAGGCAAGTAACCTTCTCGAAACGCCGTTCGGGTCTGTTGAAGAAGACTCACGAGCTCTCCGTGCTCTGCGATGCTCAGATCGGGCTCATCGTCTTCTCCACCAAGGGCAAACTCACTGAGTTCTGCACCCCTTCTGATATCAG CATGAAGCAGATCATAGAGAGGTATGCAAACGCCAAAGGCATCTCAATCCCGGAACACGGCAATGGCGCCGGAGCAGCTGGATACgat aATCAGGTGCTGAAAGAATTGAGCCTAATGAGAAGTGAAACGCATAATCTGGAGCTCAGCTTGATCCACAAGTACAAACCGGACGACTTGAGCGGCCTGCGCTATGAAGAGCTAGCGGATCTCGAGCACCAGATCGAGCTCTCGCTAACCAAAGTCCGAGCTCGAAAA tTTCAGCTTATTCAAGAACAAGTGGAGAATCTGAAGAGGACG GAAGTGCTAATGGAGAAGGAGAATCAAGAAATGTACAATTgg CTAATGAGCAATCAGCTTCAGAAACAAGCTAACATGGAGAATGAGCAGCATCGACAAGCGATAACCGAGCTGAAGCTGATCGAGGAGCAGCCATTGATGAACCAGTTCCCGTTTTTCGGAGATGATCTGCACCTCGGAACCCTTCCTTTTCACACCAACACATACCACCTTCAACCCACTCACCCTAATCTTCAACGTTAG
- the LOC125185396 gene encoding MADS-box protein defh21-like isoform X1, with amino-acid sequence MGRGKIEMKKIENNTRRQVTFSKRRSGLLKKTHELSVLCDAQIGLIVFSTKGKLTEFCTPSDISMKQIIERYANAKGISIPEHGNGAGAAGYDNQVLKELSLMRSETHNLELSLIHKYKPDDLSGLRYEELADLEHQIELSLTKVRARKFQLIQEQVENLKRTEVLMEKENQEMYNWLMSNQLQKQANMENEQHRQAITELKLIEEQPLMNQFPFFGDDLHLGTLPFHTNTYHLQPTHPNLQQ; translated from the exons ATGGGGAGAGGGAAAATAGAGATGAAGAAGATCGAGAACAACACGAGGAGGCAAGTAACCTTCTCGAAACGCCGTTCGGGTCTGTTGAAGAAGACTCACGAGCTCTCCGTGCTCTGCGATGCTCAGATCGGGCTCATCGTCTTCTCCACCAAGGGCAAACTCACTGAGTTCTGCACCCCTTCTGATATCAG CATGAAGCAGATCATAGAGAGGTATGCAAACGCCAAAGGCATCTCAATCCCGGAACACGGCAATGGCGCCGGAGCAGCTGGATACgat aATCAGGTGCTGAAAGAATTGAGCCTAATGAGAAGTGAAACGCATAATCTGGAGCTCAGCTTGATCCACAAGTACAAACCGGACGACTTGAGCGGCCTGCGCTATGAAGAGCTAGCGGATCTCGAGCACCAGATCGAGCTCTCGCTAACCAAAGTCCGAGCTCGAAAA tTTCAGCTTATTCAAGAACAAGTGGAGAATCTGAAGAGGACG GAAGTGCTAATGGAGAAGGAGAATCAAGAAATGTACAATTgg CTAATGAGCAATCAGCTTCAGAAACAAGCTAACATGGAGAATGAGCAGCATCGACAAGCGATAACCGAGCTGAAGCTGATCGAGGAGCAGCCATTGATGAACCAGTTCCCGTTTTTCGGAGATGATCTGCACCTCGGAACCCTTCCTTTTCACACCAACACATACCACCTTCAACCCACTCACCCTAATCTTCAAC AGTGA
- the LOC125222787 gene encoding ubinuclein-1, giving the protein MVDGGGSESGSALKPMSTCESHGDRLRFTVELRPGETTIVSWKKLLKEAAASKNNKHGPKAAGSSSTADQQPAPQPNPPPLPPALASSEQPAENEGKDAQGQAGTNRLSTVIEKIERMYAGEGSSEDEEVFLDDVPDDDEYDTEDSFIDDAELDDYFQVDNSSIKHDGFFVNRGKLERVEPTISATQQPKKRRRKDVTKAQGGNEDGLNPNKHIKIGNKGRKSSSSIERNTTSQFNVQSTNVLEASQANAAHQTLMDPTASLEHKDADQQKIGVFSSQNHNNKLKDSSELQDASAQRPNSSPVSKPQYTKLSKAKELDQSVQRNEKSGHVARFDLNIPPSRDLPQIAKVPHTPRKEGSNVKPKITVLEKAIRELQKIVVESRPPSTEVQDPDSSSQGIKRRLSPEIKQKLSKVARLAQSSYGKIPKDVINRLMSIVGHLMQLRTLKRNLRVMANLGLSARQEKDDRLQKTKQEVAEMVRQRVQYMKSKVQQQTATDDFQEIGHEEKETLKRKYSMDDALENKICDLYDLYVERHEEDSGPPVRRLYEELTALWPGGVMDTDGIKRAIHKAKDKRRALSGRRRDQEKVKRKKVLAQKLEDTSIVSPALPEKVLSESHDHASSLMAKLVQSAAVSQPEPYVPMPVTNNSSVDKPKQERVKASPNSNLTGAMPVEVLPKKKVKKKQNLDAAEAQLRLEKAPEAEEKHKHHKPTAVPPKFNLQPGAKSGSDSDNRS; this is encoded by the exons ATGGTCGACGGCGGCGGTTCGGAATCGGGTTCCGCGTTAAAACCAATGTCCACGTGCGAATCGCACGGCGACCGCCTGCGGTTTACGGTGGAGCTGCGGCCGGGAGAGACGACAATCGTTTCGTGGAAGAAGCTTCTTAAGGAGGCGGCTGCCAGTAAGAACAATAAGCATGGACCAAAAGCTGCTGGCTCGTCCTCCACAGCCGATCAGCAGCCAGCTCCGCAGCCCAATCCCCCGCCTCTTCCACCTGCATTGGCGTCTTCGGAGCAGCCGGCGGAGAATGAAGGGAAGGATGCTCAAGGTCAGGCCGGAACGAACCGTCTGAGCACCGTTATTGAGAAAATCGAGCGAATGTATGCG GGTGAAGGAAGTAGTGAAGACGAAGAAGTTTTTCTTGATGATGTGCCAGATGATGATGAGTACGATACAGAGGATTCCTTTATTGACGATGCTGAGTTG GATGATTATTTCCAGGTTGATAACTCATCAATAAAACATGATGGATTTTTTGTTAACCGTGGGAAGTTGGAGCGTGT TGAACCTACCATATCTGCTACACAACAACCAAAGAAAAGGAGGCGTAAAGATGTGACAAAAGCTCAAGGTGGGAATGAAGATGGGCTTAATCCAAataaacacatcaaaatagGAAACAAAGGAAGAAAATCTTCATCCTCAATTGaaagaaatactactagtCAGTTCAATGTGCAAAGTACGAATGTGCTAGAGGCTTCTCAAGCAAATGCAGCTCATCAGACTCTGATGGATCCTACAGCATCACTAGAGCACAAGGATGCGGACCAGCAAAAGATTGGGGTCTTCTCTTCTCAGAATCACAATAACAAACTGAAGGACAGCAGTGAACTTCAAGATGCTTCAGCTCAGAGGCCAAATAGTTCACCTGTAAGCAAACCTCAGTATACCAAACTAAGTAAGGCTAAGGAGCTGGACCAATCTGTTCAACGGAATGAAAAAAGTGGACATGTTGCAAGATTTGACCTTAATATTCCTCCAAGTAGAGACTTGCCACAAATAGCG AAGGTTCCCCACACTCCAAGAAAAGAAGGATCTAATGTTAAACCAAAAATTACGGTGCTCGAAAAAGCCATTAGAGAGTTACAGAAGATAGTTGTAGAAT CAAGACCACCTTCGACAGAGGTACAGGATCCTGATAGTTCTTCTCAGGGAATCAAAAGGAGATTGTCACCTGAAATAAAGCAGAAGCTGTCTAAAGTTGCTAGATTAGCG CAATCTAGCtatggaaaaataccaaagGATGTAATCAATCGTCTGATGAGCATCGTAGGCCACTTGATGCAACTTCGGACACTGAAG AGAAATCTTAGAGTAATGGCCAATTTGGGATTGTCGGCTAGACAAGAGAAGGATGACCGATTGCAGAAGACAAAACAAGAAGTTGCTGAGATGGTTAGGCAGCGGGTGCAATATATGAAATCCAAA GTTCAGCAGCAAACTGCTACCGATGATTTTCAAGAAATTGGtcatgaagaaaaagaaaccctgaaaagaaaatacagCATGGACGATGCACTGGAGAATAAGATTTGTGACTTGTATGACCTTTATGTGGAG AGACATGAAGAAGATTCAGGACCCCCTGTGAGAAGACTTTACGAAGAG CTTACAGCATTATGGCCTGGTGGAGTCATGGACACTGATGGAATTAAACGTGCAATACATAAAGCAAAAGATAAAAGGAGGGCATTAAGTGGCCGACGGAGg GATCAAGAGAAGGTTAAGAGGAAGAAGGTGTTAGCACAAAAATTGGAGGATACTAGTATTGTTAGTCCTGCATTACCTGAGAAAGTTTTGTCCGAGTCCCATGACCATGCTTCATCATTGATGGCCAAGCTGGTCCAGAGTGCTGCTGTATCTCAACCCGAACCTTATGTACCAATGCCTGTCACGAATAATTCTAGTGTTGACAAACCAAAGCAAGAAAGAGTGAAGGCTAGCCCTAACAGCAATCTTACTGGTGCCATGCCAGTGGAGGTATTACccaaaaagaaagtaaaaaagaagcaaaatcTAGATGCGGCTGAGGCTCAGCTCCGCCTCGAGAAGGCTCCTGAGGCAGAGgaaaaacacaaacaccataagCCCACTGCTGTTCCTCCTAAATTCAACCTTCAGCCAGGTGCAAAGTCTGGCTCTGATAGTGATAACCGTAGTTGA